In one window of Dyella thiooxydans DNA:
- the trpE gene encoding anthranilate synthase component I, whose protein sequence is MISRDEFDALVAQGHTRIPLVREVFSDLDTPLSVYLKLADGPYTFLFESVEGGATWGRYSIIGLPARRVYRLRGHELEVEDAGEVTERRHLDDPLAEIEKLRQQYDVPRLPQLPAFSGGLVGYFGFETIGYIEPRLAKWDRPDELGTPDVLLMLAEEVAVFDNLKGRLYLIVHADPSQPHAYAEAQRRLDALVYRLRQGGASYPQLTQSVALDETDFKSSFTKAEFEAMVERAKEYIRAGDIFQVVPSQRLSVGFNARPVDVYRALRALNPSPYMYFVDLGTTQIVGSSPEILARLKDGKVVVRPIAGTRKRGADEAGDAALEAELLADPKERAEHVMLIDLGRNDVGRITDTGSVTVSESFVVERYSHVMHIVSQVEGELCDGLSYMDVLKATFPAGTVSGAPKIRALEIIQELEPVKRNIYAGAIGWIGWWGDADTAIAIRTAVIQDGRLHVQAGAGIVYDSDPASEWEETMNKGRALFRAVAQAAKGL, encoded by the coding sequence GTGATTTCCCGCGACGAATTCGACGCGCTGGTGGCCCAGGGCCACACGCGCATTCCCTTGGTGCGCGAGGTGTTTTCCGACCTCGACACGCCGCTGTCGGTGTACCTGAAGCTGGCCGATGGCCCGTACACCTTCCTGTTCGAGTCGGTCGAGGGCGGCGCGACCTGGGGACGCTATTCGATCATCGGCCTGCCGGCGCGCCGCGTGTACCGCCTGCGCGGGCACGAGCTGGAGGTGGAGGACGCCGGCGAAGTCACCGAGCGCCGCCACCTGGACGACCCGCTGGCCGAGATCGAGAAGCTCCGCCAGCAGTACGACGTGCCGCGGCTGCCGCAGCTGCCGGCCTTCTCCGGCGGCCTGGTCGGCTACTTCGGCTTCGAGACCATCGGCTACATCGAGCCGCGGCTGGCGAAGTGGGATCGCCCGGACGAGCTGGGTACGCCCGACGTGCTGCTGATGCTGGCCGAGGAAGTCGCCGTGTTCGACAACCTGAAGGGCCGGCTGTACCTGATCGTGCATGCCGACCCGTCGCAGCCGCATGCCTACGCCGAGGCGCAGCGCCGGCTCGACGCGCTGGTCTATCGCCTGCGTCAGGGTGGGGCGTCCTACCCGCAGCTCACCCAGTCGGTGGCGCTGGACGAGACCGACTTCAAATCCTCCTTCACCAAGGCCGAGTTCGAGGCGATGGTGGAGCGGGCCAAGGAATACATCCGCGCCGGCGACATCTTCCAGGTGGTGCCCTCGCAGCGGCTCAGCGTCGGCTTCAACGCGCGGCCGGTGGACGTGTACCGCGCGCTGCGGGCACTGAATCCCTCGCCGTACATGTACTTCGTCGACCTCGGCACCACGCAGATCGTCGGCTCCTCGCCGGAGATCCTGGCACGGCTGAAGGACGGCAAGGTGGTCGTGCGCCCGATCGCCGGCACGCGCAAGCGCGGTGCCGACGAGGCGGGAGACGCCGCGCTCGAGGCCGAGCTGCTGGCCGATCCGAAGGAGCGTGCCGAGCACGTGATGCTGATCGACCTGGGCCGCAACGACGTCGGCCGCATCACCGACACCGGCAGCGTCACGGTGAGCGAATCCTTCGTGGTCGAGCGTTACTCGCACGTGATGCACATCGTCAGCCAGGTCGAGGGCGAGTTGTGCGACGGGCTGTCCTACATGGACGTGCTCAAGGCGACCTTCCCGGCCGGCACGGTCAGCGGCGCGCCGAAGATCCGCGCGCTGGAGATCATCCAGGAACTGGAGCCGGTCAAGCGCAACATCTACGCCGGCGCGATCGGCTGGATTGGCTGGTGGGGTGACGCCGACACCGCCATCGCCATCCGCACCGCGGTGATCCAGGACGGCCGCCTGCACGTGCAGGCCGGCGCCGGCATCGTCTACGACTCAGACCCGGCGTCGGAGTGGGAGGAGACGATGAACAAGGGCCGTGCGCTGTTCCGCGCCGTGGCCCAGGCGGCGAAGGGGCTGTGA